The Glycine soja cultivar W05 chromosome 3, ASM419377v2, whole genome shotgun sequence genome window below encodes:
- the LOC114406836 gene encoding BTB/POZ and MATH domain-containing protein 2-like: protein MGKILQETAKPSANSTSAYPSAAPGTTSSMSVTETVRGSHQFKITGYSLSKGIGIGKYMASDVFSVGGYNWAIYFYPDGKSVEDNATYVSLFIALASEGTDVRALFELTLLDQSGKERHKVHSHFERTLESGPYTLKYRGSMWGYKRFFKRTALETSDYLKDDCLSVNCSVGVVRSRTEGPKIYTIAIPPSSIGQKFGHLLESGKGSDVNFEVNDDIFAAHKLVLAARSPVFRAQLFGPMKDQNTQCIKVEDMEAPVFKALLHFIYWDSLPDMQELTGLDSKWASTLMAQHLLAAADRHGLERLRLMCEASLCEDVAINTVATTLALAEQHHCFQLKAVCLKFIATSQNLRAVMQTDGFEYLKESCPSVLTELLEYVARFTEHSDIMCNHRNDALLDGSDINGRRVKQRL, encoded by the exons ATGGGTAAGATTCTCCAAGAAACCGCGAAGCCGTCGGCGAATTCCACATCGGCGTACCCCTCTGCGGCGCCCGGCACCACGTCGTCGATGTCGGTGACGGAGACGGTGAGGGGGTCGCACCAGTTCAAGATTACGGGGTACTCGCTCTCGAAGGGGATCGGGATTGGGAAGTACATGGCCTCCGACGTGTTTTCCGTCGGAGGGTACAATTGGGCGATTTATTTCTACCCTGATGGGAAGAGCGTGGAGGACAATGCGACCTACGTGTCGCTCTTCATCGCGCTGGCCAGCGAAGGCACCGACGTTAGGGCACTTTTCGAGTTGACCCTTCTGGATCAGAGTGGGAAGGAGAGGCACAAGGTGCATAGCCATTTCGAGAGGACTCTTGAGAGCGGGCCTTACACCTTGAAGTACCGTGGTAGTATGTG GGGTTACAAGCGGTTTTTCAAGAGAACAGCTCTAGAGACATCAGACTACCTTAAAGATGATTGTCTGTCTGTGAATTGTAGTGTTGGTGTTGTGAGGTCACGCACGGAAGGTCCGAAAATCTATACCATAGCAATACCGCCTTCTAGCATTGGTCAGAAATTTGGACATCTGCTGGAAAGTGGTAAAGGCAGTGATGTAAATTTTGAAGTTAATGATGATATTTTTGCTGCACATAAATTGGTACTAGCAGCTCGTTCACCTGTTTTCAGAGCACAGCTTTTTGGTCCTATGAAAGATCAGAATACCCAGTGTATTAAAGTTGAAGACATGGAAGCTCCAGTTTTCAAG GCATTGCTTCATTTTATATACTGGGACTCGCTACCAGACATGCAAGAGCTTACTGGGTTGGACTCAAAATGGGCATCAACCTTAATGGCTCAGCATCTTCTAGCAGCAGCTGATCGTCATGGCTTAGAGAGGCTTAGGCTGATGTGTGAAGCGAGTCTCTGTGAAGATGTTGCTATTAATACTGTGGCTACAACTCTAGCCTTGGCAGAGCAGCACCATTGTTTCCAGCTTAAAGCTGTCTGTCTCAAGTTTATTGCTACCTCTCAAAATCTTAGAG CTGTGATGCAAACTGACGGATTTGAGTACTTGAAGGAAAGCTGCCCATCTGTTCTGACTGAGCTATTGGAGTACGTTGCCAGATTTACTGAGCATTCAGACATCATGTGCAATCATAGGAATGATGCCCTACTTGATGGCAGTGATATAAATGGGAGGCGGGTGAAGCAAAGGCTCTAG
- the LOC114405248 gene encoding mediator of RNA polymerase II transcription subunit 33B-like, protein MALPAQTSEVDAWEAVLRQTKVAVDTNADPNAWALGVTSTLRSSAVTLPSVELAYRLVSFFFWDNHCATAWKLLHTAMSLNLLPSSLLMALLSATVVPSRQLYPTAYRLYMELLKQLDDMLARWNVNCIIALVQFELNKSRMIQPKPNLASDVALSLCLCLLLAASLDDEGLLDHTAENKPRWLSRSHDMNIDGPDSFTEKKTEQAEGFQKKNTAIAIEIIAEFLQQKMTSRILSLVHWNIWSSLWLPIDLILEDALDGAQVAAFSAIEIITGMVKTLHVVNGTMWHNTFLGLWVAALRLVQRVGIILTEKERDLKEGPIPRLDTCMCMLLSITTLVVTNIIEEEEGQLIEEPEHSPTNQGKNKLALGKCHGELITSLQLLGDYESLLTPPQLVLVEANQAAAKAIVFLSGNPLLAAGNLRHLIVEACIAKKLLDTSAYLWPGYVNTCSNQIPCSISNHVSGWSSLMEGSQLTPALVNVLVATPASSLAEIEKIYEIAINGSDEEKISAATILCGASLVRGWNVQEHTVLFITKLLSPIDPPNYSGAESHLTSQAPFLNVLLIGISSMDCVHIFSLHGLVPLLAPGLMLICEVFGSCVPDSSWTLASGEKLTHWEVFCNAFTLLLRFWRFDHLPIEQVRSDATTPPFGSLPSPECLLLVRNCKLASFGRTEKDQQRLKRWPKILCFSVEPVFMDSFPKLNFWYRKHQECIASFRSGLVPGRPVNQIVDALLSMMFKKVSNGVKPSTPTTSGSSNSSGNALDDALMKLKVPAWDILEAIPFVLDSALTSCAYGKTSTRELATGLKDLADFLPASLVTIASYFSAEVTRGIWKPSFMNGTDWPSPAANLAHIEQQIKKILAATGVNVPSLDIDGDSPATLPFPLAAFVSLTLTYKLDKATEPFLALIAPAMNAVASGCPWPSLPIVTSLWIQKVKRWSNYFVLSASSTVFHHNKDAIAQLLKSCFTSTLGLGYGSIYNNGGVSALLGDGSVSRISNGISPVAPGILYIRVYRSIGDITLLIKEIVPILMLSVTDIASSDLMPKGVVRKPKKTKFGVKYGQVSLARSMARVKHAALLGASLVWISGGQKLIQYLMRETLPSWFLSATMFEQDGGESGVMVAKLKGYALAFFVFLSAAFAWGIDNSYSPKQRAEVVGLHLKFLASTLNRNGAMFSRCTTWKAYVSGLVSLMVGQAPSWVREVDADLLKRLSWGLSQMDEHKLALRLLEIGGIGVMGAAAEMIIGFEHRS, encoded by the exons ATGGCGCTTCCCGCGCAAACCAGTGAGGTTGATGCATGGGAAGCGGTCCTCCGTCAAACGAAGGTGGCCGTGGATACCAACGCCGATCCTAACGCGTGGGCCTTGGGAGTGACGTCGACGCTTCGCTCCTCCGCCGTCACCCTCCCTTCTGTCGAACTCGCTTACCGCTtggtctctttcttcttttgggaCAACCACTGCGCCACCGCGTGGAAGCTTCTGCACACCGCCATGTCCCTCAACTTGCTCCCTTCCTCCCTCCTCATGGCTCTTCTCTCCGCCAC GGTTGTTCCAAGCAGACAACTCTACCCTACTGCTTACAGACTTTATATGGAACTCCTCAAGCAACTTGATGATATGCTTGCAC GTTGGAATGTGAACTGTATCATTGCACTTGTTCAATTTGAACTGAACAAATCCCGCATGATACAACCGAAGCCTAATCTAGCTAGTGATGTTGCATTGAGTCTTTGCCTGTGTTTG TTACTTGCAGCATCATTAGATGATGAAGGGTTATTAGATCACACTGCTGAGAATAAGCCTAGATGGCTAAGCAGGTCACATGATATGAATATTGATGGACCTGACAGCTTTACTGAAAAGAAAACTGAGCAAGCAGAGGGGTTTCAGAAGAAAAATACAGCAATAGCTATTGAGATCATTGCAGAATTTTTGCAACAGAAAATGACTTCAAGGATCCTTTCCTTAGTTCATTGGAACAT TTGGTCTTCACTCTGGCTTCCTATTGATCTTATCCTGGAAGATGCTTTGGATGGAGCACAAGTGGCAGCATTTAGTGCTATTGAAATTATTACCG GTATGGTGAAGACTTTACATGTAGTTAATGGCACTATGTGGCACAATACATTTTTGGGTTTATGGGTTGCAGCACTGCGTCTGGTTCAAAGGGTTGGAATTATTCTAACAGAAAAG GAGAGGGATTTAAAAGAAGGTCCTATACCTCGCCTTGATACCTGCATGTGTATGTTACTGAGCATTACAACCCTCGTGGTAACTAATATTATAGAAGAAGAGGAAGGTCAACTTATTGAAGAACCTGAACATAGCCCTACAAATCAAGGGAAAAATAAACTGGCTCTGGGGAAGTGTCATGGGGAATTGATTACCAGCTTACAGCTATTGGGTGATTATGAGTCCTTACTGACACCACCTCAACTTGTTCTTGTGGAAGCCAATCAAGCTGCTGCCAAAGCTATTGTGTTCTTATCAGGAAACCCT ttacttgcagCTGGAAACTTGCGACATCTAATTGTTGAGGCTTGTATTGCAAAAAAATTGCTTGATACATCAGCTTATTTATGGCCTGGCTATGTGAATACATGCAGCAATCAAATTCCTTGTAGCATTTCTAATCATGTGTCTGGCTGGTCATCGTTGATGGAGGGATCACAGCTAACTCCTGCATTGGTTAATGTCTTAGTTGCGACTCCAGCTTCCAG CTTGGCAGAGATTgagaaaatatatgaaattgCAATCAATGGTTCAGATGAAGAAAAGATATCTGCTGCTACCATTCTATGTGGGGCATCTCTGGTACGTGGTTGGAATGTACAG GAGCATACCGttctttttataacaaaattgcTTTCACCTATAGATCCTCCTAATTACTCTGGGGCTGAAAGCCATTTGACCAGCCAAGCTCCATTTTTAAACGTTCTTCTTATTGGAATCTCATCTATGGACTGTGTTCATATATTCTCCCTACATGGTTTG GTTCCATTACTTGCACCAGGACTAATGCTAATATGTGAGGTTTTTGGATCATGTGTTCCTGATTCCTCGTGGACACTTGCAAGTGGAGAAAAACTCACTCATTGGGAAGTATTCTGTAATGCGTTTACTCTTTTGCTGAGGTTCTGGCGGTTTGATCATCTACCTATTGAACAAGTGAGGAGCGATGCAACAACTCCACCATTTGGATCACTACCTAGTCCTGAATGCCTTTTATTAGTTCGAAACTGTAAATTGGCATCATTTGGAAGAACAGAAAAGGATCAACAGAGGCTCAAAAGATGGCCAAAGATTTTATGTTTTTCCGTAGAACCTGTATTCATGGATTCCTTTCCAAAATTAAACTTTTGGTATCGGAAACATCAAGAATGCATTGCTTCATTCCGCTCTGGTCTTGTGCCTGGAAGGCCTGTTAATCAAATTGTTGATGCTCTACTCAGCATGATGTTTAAGAAGGTAAGTAACGGTGTCAAACCTTCGACACCTACTACTTCAGGAAGCAGCAATTCATCTGGGAATGCATTGGATGATGCTTTAATGAAACTAAAAGTGCCTGCCTGGGATATCCTCGAAGCTATTCCCTTTGTGCTGGATTCTGCTCTGACATCTTGTGCTTATGGGAAAACCTCTACCCGTGAACTGGCTACAG gTCTCAAAGATCTAGCCGATTTTCTTCCAGCTTCTTTGGTTACCATTGCAAGCTACTTTTCAGCTGAAGTTACACGGGGCATATGGAAGCCATCTTTTATGAATGGAACTGACTGGCCTAGCCCTGCTGCAAATCTAGCACATATTGAgcaacaaataaagaaaatcttAGCAGCCACAGGTGTCAATGTCCCAAGCCTTGATATAG ATGGGGATTCTCCAGCTACACTTCCTTTTCCTTTGGCAGCTTTTGTAAGCCTCACATTAACATATAAACTCGACAAGGCCACTGAGCCATTCCTTGCACTGATTGCCCCTGCTATGAATGCCGTTGCTTCTGGTTGTCCCTGGCCCTCCTTGCCCATTGTGACCTCTCTGTGGATCCAGAAGGTGAAGCGTTGGAGTAACTACTTTGTGCTCTCTGCTTCCAGCACTGTTTTCCACCACAACAAGGATGCTATAGCTCAACTACTAAAAAGTTGCTTCACATCCACCCTTGGGTTAGGCTATGGCAGCATTTATAATAATGGCGGTGTCAGTGCCCTCCTTGGTGATGGTTCTGTTTCCCGAATATCCAATGGGATCTCTCCAGTGGCTCCAGGAATTCTTTACATAAGAGTGTACCGGTCTATTGGAGATATCACCTTATTGATTAAAGAAATTGTGCCTATTTTAATGCTTTCAGTTACAGACATTGCAAGTAGTGATTTGATGCCCAAGGGGGTTGTAAGGAAACCAAAGAAAACCAAGTTTGGGGTAAAATATGGCCAAGTTTCTCTTGCCAGATCCATGGCACGTGTCAAGCATGCCGCTCTACTCGGGGCTTCATTGGTTTGGATATCAGGTGGACAAAAGTTGATTCAATATTTGATGAGGGAGACTCTGCCTTCCTGGTTTTTATCAGCTACCATGTTCGAGCAAGATGGTGGAGAATCTGGAGTTATGGTTGCTAAGCTCAAAGGTTATGCACtggcattttttgtttttcttagtgCAGCATTTGCCTGGGGTATTGACAATTCGTATTCACCAAAACAACGGGCAGAGGTTGTCGGCTTGCATTTGAAATTTCTTGCAAGCACCCTGAACAGGAACGGAGCAATGTTTTCTCGTTGTACTACTTGGAAAGCCTATGTGTCAGGGTTAGTGAGCTTGATGGTGGGTCAAGCTCCATCATGGGTTCGGGAAGTCGATGCTGATTTGTTGAAGAGACTGAGCTGGGGATTAAGTCAGATGGATGAACACAAGTTGGCTCTTCGCCTTTTGGAAATTGGAGGAATAGGTGTCATGGGTGCAGCAGCTGAAATGATAATTGGATTTGAACATAGATCTTAA
- the LOC114406837 gene encoding sm-like protein LSM2 — protein sequence MLFFSYFKDLVGREVIVELKNDLAIKGTLHSVDQYLNIKLENTSVVNQEKYPHMLSVRNCFIRGSVVRYVQLPPEGVDIELLHDATRREARGG from the exons ATG TTGTTCTTCTCGTACTTCAAGGATTTGGTGGGGAGGGAAGTAATCGTGGAGCTGAAGAACGATTTGGCCATCAAAGGGACGTTGCATTCTGTTGATCAGTACCTCAACATCAAGCTCGAAAACACTAGCGTCGTCAATCAAGAAAAGTACCCTCACATG CTTTCTGTAAGGAACTGCTTCATCAGAGGTTCGGTAGTGAGATATGTGCAATTGCCTCCAGAAGGTGTGGACATTGAATTATTGCACGATGCCACAAGAAGAGAAGCTCGGGGCGGTTAA
- the LOC114406838 gene encoding isoamylase 2, chloroplastic-like: MTSLAPRFSFSVIPGSHHSKPKFSCFHEPFIQRKHLWPKLGLQNPISPFSRNPTSSKLCATSRLSIEETEQQLGTLSRPEYLKGSSAYLFRTETGGGLVKVYVTKRKDRYFVYTEISSLDISGSVGETLLLCWGVYRSDSSCFVDLDTIGLRENAATGMNVSPLVQNSDGNFAVELEFDAKHVPLYLSFFLMSSLDAGMEIRSHRGTNFCVPVGLLPGYPGPLGLFCSPDGSVNFAIFSRRAESVVLCLYDENDMEKPALELDLDPYVNRTGDIWHVSFESAKGFMSYGYSCRGGVLKRNKDDGFAEHVVLDPYAKIVGNSYPDGVGFVKNLGWLGKEPDFDWGGDCHLDLSMEKLVVYRLNVKRFTQHESSQLPSGLAGTFTGLAKKVQHFKDLGVNAILLEPVFTFDEKKGPYFPSHFFSLMHIYGPSGGPVSAIASMKEMVKTMHANGIEVLVEVVFSNTAEIGALQGIDDSTYYYANGVGGLKGQSALNCNYPIVQSLILDSLRHWVTEFHIDGFSFLNASHLLRGFHGEYLTRPPLVEAIAFDPVLSKTKIIADCWDPHGMVAKEIRFPHWMRWAEINTNFCNDVRNFLRGENLLSNLATRLCGSGDIFSGGRGPAFSFNYIARNFGVSLVDLVSFSSTDELSWNCGEEGPTNNTAILERRLKQIRNFLFILFVSLGVPVLNMGDECGQSSGGFTAYDGIKPFSWSSLKTGFGKQTSQFIFFLSSFRRRRSDLLQRMSFLKEENIEWYGSDGAPPRWEDLSCKFLAMALKAEEKEFLESSVSSDISGDLFIAFNAAGHPETAVLPLPPEGMLWYRLVDTALPFPGFFSASGEVVPEQTAGLFTYRMKSYSCTLFEANNSTI; this comes from the coding sequence ATGACAAGTCTCGCGCCACGCTTCTCATTCTCAGTGATTCCTGGGAGTCACCACAGCAAACCCAAATTCTCTTGTTTTCACGAACCCTTTATCCAAAGGAAGCACCTTTGGCCCAAACTTGGATTGCAAAACCCCATTTCCCCCTTTTCTCGGAACCCCACTTCTTCAAAATTGTGTGCCACGTCACGCTTGTCCATTGAGGAAACGGAGCAGCAACTTGGAACCTTGAGCCGACCCGAATACCTAAAAGGTTCATCGGCGTATTTGTTTAGGACTGAAACTGGTGGCGGGTTGGTGAAAGTTTATGTCACAAAGAGAAAAGATAGGTATTTTGTTTACACTGAGATTTCATCGTTGGATATAAGTGGTAGTGTTGGTGAAACGCTTTTGTTGTGTTGGGGTGTGTATAGAAGTGATTCATCGTGTTTTGTGGATCTGGATACGATAGGTTTGAGAGAAAATGCGGCGACGGGGATGAATGTTAGTCCCTTGGTGCAAAATTCTGATGGAAACTTTGCAGTTGAATTGGAATTTGATGCAAAGCATGTTCCTTTGTACTTGTCGTTTTTCTTGATGTCGTCTTTGGATGCAGGGATGGAGATTAGAAGCCATAGGGGAACGAATTTTTGCGTGCCGGTTGGGTTGCTTCCGGGGTACCCGGGTCCTTTGGGGCTCTTTTGTTCTCCTGATGGGTCTGTGAATTTTGCTATTTTCTCGAGACGTGCTGAGAGTGTGGTTTTATGCTTGTATGATGAGAATGACATGGAGAAGCCTGCTTTGGAGCTTGATTTGGATCCTTATGTGAATAGGACAGGTGATATCTGGCATGTCTCGTTTGAGAGTGCCAAGGGTTTCATGAGCTATGGTTATAGCTGCAGAGGGGGTGTTCTTAAGAGGAACAAGGATGATGGTTTTGCTGAGCACGTTGTTTTGGATCCGTATGCTAAGATTGTTGGGAATTCTTATCCTGATGGTGTTGGATTTGTGAAGAATCTTGGATGGTTGGGGAAGGAACCTGATTTTGATTGGGGTGGTGATTGTCATCTGGATTTGTCCATGGAGAAACTGGTGGTTTATAGGTTGAATGTGAAGCGCTTTACGCAGCACGAGTCCAGCCAACTTCCGAGTGGTTTAGCTGGGACCTTTACTGGTTTGGCTAAGAAGGTTCAGCATTTTAAAGATCTAGGAGTGAATGCCATTCTTCTGGAGCCGGTTTTCACATTTGACGAGAAAAAGGGACCATATTTTCCTAGCCACTTTTTTTCTCTGATGCACATTTATGGGCCATCTGGTGGTCCTGTATCTGCTATTGCCTCTATGAAAGAGATGGTTAAAACTATGCATGCCAATGGGATAGAAGTTCTTGTGGAAGTTGTTTTCTCCAATACCGCTGAGATTGGTGCTCTACAGGGAATTGACGACTCAACCTACTATTATGCAAATGGAGTTGGTGGTTTGAAGGGGCAGAGTGCTCTGAACTGTAACTATCCTATAGTGCAAAGTTTGATTCTGGATAGTCTTCGGCATTGGGTGACTGAGTTTCACATTGATGGCTTCTCTTTCTTAAATGCTTCACACCTTCTGAGAGGATTTCATGGGGAGTACTTGACTAGACCTCCATTAGTTGAAGCTATAGCTTTTGACCCAGTACTCTCCAAGACTAAAATCATTGCAGATTGTTGGGATCCCCATGGCATGGTAGCAAAGGAAATTCGCTTTCCTCATTGGATGAGATGGGctgaaataaatacaaatttttgtaACGATGTGAGGAACTTTTTAAGGGGTGAAAATCTTCTTAGCAACCTTGCAACAAGACTTTGCGGGAGTGGGGACATATTTTCTGGTGGAAGAGGTCCCGCATTCTCTTTTAATTACATTGCCAGAAATTTTGGAGTTTCTCTTGTGGACTTGGTTAGCTTCAGCAGTACAGATGAATTAAGTTGGAATTGTGGAGAAGAAGGACCTACAAACAACACTGCTATTCTTGAAAGACGACTCAAGCAAATCCGTAATTTCCTCTTCATCTTGTTTGTGTCATTAGGAGTACCTGTTCTGAACATGGGAGATGAATGTGGCCAGTCTTCTGGTGGTTTTACTGCATATGATGGTATAAAGCCTTTCAGTTGGAGTTCTTTGAAAACAGGCTTCGGTAAACAAACCTCacaattcattttctttttaagttcATTTAGAAGGAGGAGAAGTGATCTTCTTCAGAGGATGAGcttcttaaaagaagaaaacattGAATGGTATGGAAGTGATGGGGCCCCACCAAGATGGGAAGACCTATCCTGCAAGTTCCTAGCCATGGCTTTGAAGGCCGAAGAAAAGGAGTTTCTAGAGAGCTCTGTATCTTCTGATATATCCGGCGATCTATTTATTGCTTTCAATGCAGCTGGTCATCCAGAAACTGCAGTTTTACCCTTGCCTCCAGAAGGAATGTTATGGTACCGTTTAGTTGACACGGCTCTTCCATTTCCTGGCTTTTTCTCGGCCAGTGGTGAAGTTGTTCCTGAGCAGACAGCAGGTTTATTTACTTATCGAATGAAGTCTTACAGCTGCACTTTGTTTGAGGCAAATAATAGTACcatttaa